A single genomic interval of uncultured Desulfobulbus sp. harbors:
- a CDS encoding DUF309 domain-containing protein produces the protein MNTDGLDPTRTSTGEVAHALQDRSQGTPFDPFCHRLSRDIRNQLSESIIACLRTKSLDPAREVAKRFLGQQPGPEQLAYIEKRLILFQRFLDRVGEGPQDVLWQGLVLWDLGLHFEVHEVLEHAWHRAKGEEKLLLQAMIRAAGVYIKGDYGYFGAAAKLAAKALPVLEAQQQRLAVYIDPERLLNAMRNPTSPAPTLLARGIFHSSPVQG, from the coding sequence ATGAATACTGATGGCCTCGATCCGACCCGCACATCAACGGGAGAGGTTGCCCATGCGTTGCAGGACAGGTCACAGGGAACGCCCTTTGATCCCTTTTGCCACCGATTGAGCCGTGATATCCGCAACCAGTTGTCCGAATCGATCATTGCCTGTCTGCGCACGAAGAGCCTTGATCCGGCCCGGGAGGTGGCCAAGCGGTTTCTTGGCCAGCAGCCGGGCCCGGAACAGCTAGCCTATATTGAAAAACGACTCATCCTTTTTCAACGGTTTTTGGATCGAGTAGGCGAAGGGCCTCAGGATGTGCTCTGGCAGGGGCTGGTGCTGTGGGATCTGGGACTACACTTCGAGGTGCACGAGGTTCTCGAGCATGCCTGGCATCGTGCCAAGGGGGAGGAAAAACTGCTGCTGCAGGCGATGATCCGTGCCGCCGGAGTCTACATCAAAGGCGATTACGGCTATTTTGGGGCTGCGGCCAAACTGGCGGCCAAGGCCCTGCCGGTACTGGAGGCCCAGCAGCAGCGGCTGGCCGTGTATATCGATCCCGAACGATTACTCAACGCCATGCGGAATCCGACATCTCCGGCCCCCACTCTGCTTGCTAGAGGTATTTTCCACTCCTCCCCTGTGCAAGGTTGA
- a CDS encoding exonuclease SbcCD subunit D C-terminal domain-containing protein codes for MRLLHTSDWHLGHRFHGRMRHEEQACFLDWLLKEIKEQAVEVLLVAGDIFDTTTPGSRAQGLYYRFLHRLAETGCRHVVIIGGNHDSPSLLEAPRELLLQLDIHVIGMVDDRPEKEILLLNDQQGRPELLVCAVPFLRDRDIRQAGAAESLEEKGRQLREGIQSHYLRICEQADNLRRTIAPELPLVAMGHLFVAGGRTREGDGVRELSIGGMERIEGTNFPECIDYLALGHLHIGQVVAGTPTRRYSGAPLPMSFGEAGQKKQVLLLTSEGRNVSVEPLPVPIFQPLASLHGDLAALLAQINDLKSSDVPYWLELQYVGETVIADLREQLIDAVANSQLDILRIRNNRIFDFALQQSQEAETLDELSVDEVFDRCLEVNRIEEGQRQLLRQTFAELHRSLTQQEDQ; via the coding sequence ATGCGTCTGCTCCACACCTCCGATTGGCACCTGGGCCACCGCTTTCACGGACGGATGCGTCACGAGGAGCAGGCCTGTTTTCTCGACTGGCTGCTGAAAGAGATCAAAGAACAGGCGGTCGAGGTGCTCTTGGTGGCAGGCGATATCTTTGATACCACCACCCCCGGCAGCCGCGCCCAGGGACTTTACTACCGTTTTCTCCACCGGCTGGCCGAAACGGGTTGCCGCCATGTGGTGATCATCGGCGGCAACCACGATTCCCCATCGCTATTGGAAGCGCCCCGCGAGTTGCTGCTTCAGCTCGACATCCATGTGATCGGCATGGTCGACGATCGCCCTGAAAAGGAGATTCTCCTGCTCAACGATCAACAGGGGCGCCCGGAGCTCCTGGTCTGCGCCGTTCCCTTCCTGCGCGACCGCGACATTCGCCAAGCCGGTGCCGCCGAAAGCCTGGAGGAGAAGGGGCGGCAACTGCGCGAGGGAATCCAGTCCCACTACCTGCGGATATGCGAACAGGCCGATAATCTCCGCCGGACCATTGCCCCTGAACTCCCCCTGGTCGCCATGGGGCATCTCTTTGTTGCCGGAGGCCGCACCCGGGAAGGAGACGGCGTGCGCGAACTGTCGATCGGCGGCATGGAGCGAATCGAAGGCACCAATTTCCCTGAATGCATCGATTACCTGGCCCTGGGACATCTCCATATCGGCCAGGTGGTGGCGGGCACTCCCACCCGCCGTTACAGCGGTGCGCCCCTGCCGATGAGCTTTGGCGAAGCAGGACAGAAGAAACAGGTTCTCCTCCTCACCAGCGAAGGACGAAACGTTTCCGTCGAGCCTCTGCCTGTGCCCATTTTTCAGCCCCTGGCCAGCCTGCATGGGGACCTTGCTGCTCTGCTTGCGCAAATCAACGACCTCAAAAGCTCCGATGTACCGTACTGGCTGGAACTCCAATATGTGGGAGAGACGGTCATCGCCGATTTACGCGAGCAATTGATTGATGCGGTGGCAAACTCTCAACTCGACATCCTTCGCATCCGCAACAACCGCATTTTCGACTTTGCCCTGCAACAAAGCCAGGAGGCGGAAACCCTTGATGAGCTCAGTGTTGACGAGGTCTTTGATCGCTGCCTGGAGGTCAACCGGATTGAGGAAGGGCAGCGGCAACTTCTGCGGCAGACCTTTGCCGAACTGCACCGATCCCTTACCCAGCAGGAGGACCAATGA
- a CDS encoding DUF1737 domain-containing protein, producing MKLYSCITGPDDETFCKRVSDKLNRGWQLHGGPTLTFNGQTVIAGQALVKEVEGEVFTMDTKISAY from the coding sequence ATGAAACTGTATAGCTGTATTACCGGTCCTGACGACGAAACCTTCTGCAAACGTGTCTCCGATAAGCTCAACCGCGGCTGGCAACTCCACGGCGGTCCGACCCTGACCTTCAACGGCCAGACGGTGATTGCCGGCCAGGCCCTGGTCAAGGAAGTCGAGGGGGAAGTGTTCACCATGGATACCAAGATCAGCGCCTACTAA